A DNA window from Maribellus comscasis contains the following coding sequences:
- a CDS encoding GLUG motif-containing protein — MKILPVFFIASLIFIFNPARAQYAGGDGTVDNPWQIATISQLNSVRNNPGDYFELINDLDFTGSIYDSINSTTGWSPIGDPNESSTFFSGYFNGKGHVISGLYINQPNTEYIGLFSYIKDAIKIDSVIIEDCNITGKERVGGLIGRCEYTEVSNCYISGKITGEAYVGGLVGQSQYQTLSNSFSNVEITGESISSAGGIVGLGYEAIFRNCSSTGNITMQTSGNAGGLLGAALNCEISNCYSNINIISGSILGGLIGSAEGSTISDCYATGNIFRPESLPADDHSNTGGFIGEIIESTSVTGCYSTGVVTGNNSSGGFIGYIDPTSTIANSYFNSESSGREKGIGENKNNQSVTALTTAQMKQQSSFQGFDFSSVWTINDGVTFPCFNNLDDNPIILDLLYPLNSNEVNTDTIDVVQMDVDIDSIYIVDYPQGMTVNNNIFSWIPNSLGNYYMTVVVKDLNGTTTSYKQKLTVVSYKGSGTVNDPYQIRSVEQLDSVRNFRRNSFILMTDLDYTGYDNSDEGWSPIGSLDYGFSGNFYGNGHTISNLRINREASDQVGLFGAILDATIDDLSVNNIDVSGNNDVGGIAGYLEYSDIINCHTSGNLNGIGNNIGGIAGKSSSSTIEGSNTIGKVSGEDYLGGLCGYSSETTISQCYADGNLNGNDYLGGLTGYNLNSAISNCYATGSVSGDEYVAGLSAYNENSNIYLCYSTGYVKGCYTCTAGLVGGNPSGSITNNYYNKETSGYSDGYGSALTTEEMKQQSSFTGFDFNSIWTISDGQTFPRLQNVYNNPIILGDSSIFTRVNYLYSDTLSMIPMDNDIDSVYIEDFPEGMTLNNQVISWIPDSLGTFYVTICAKDSYGAVTKYNQIVQVIPFGGKGTAEDPYQITNLEGLDYVRNFYQADYILMNDLDFSGSAWSSENSAMGWEPIKVFTGSFNGKAYTISNLYINLNASDSIGLFGRLSGASIDSLSISNIDITGDRVLGGLAGYVGSSKINNCNTSGEINGGYGIGGLCGKLENSTSISYCSSSVNLGGDENIGGIVGSVGLDEDSKVTISKSHASGDIKGREQIGGLVGYSSRTTISQCYASGNIQGTDGGIDTNIGGLVGYLRLSQVEDCFAIGNVNKESESYVGGLVGYCDGSSVTDCYATGNVTGELSGGLIGGSDDEYIAYPSEEKQISTVKNCYAIGEIKGTSLSGGVIGRAWSTSFANNYFNLETTGQTKGYGYADTTFESQLTGLTTQQMKQQGSFSGFSFVNNWDITNGKTFPRLKNLYDYPIVLGLGKSTCRINNLFTDTIQSVPMDFDISSFFISDYPAGMTLSYSTISWTPDSLGNYNFNIWAEDSQGTVSRKHIQTIKVFPFQGEGSEEDPFQITNLQELDYIRNFLDSYYVLMNDLDFSGSAWCADSSASGWEPISTFTGSFNGNGHTISNLYINRNASDSIGLFGRLSGASIDSLSVSSVNITGNGYLGGLAGYVSGSTIKECNTSGEINGSNENIGGLCGKLDNYATVSNCYSTVNTYGGSFTGGLVGYNLQGTIRNCYATGYVNGDNYVGGLVGYNDWCTINGSYFYAENSQQNSGIGYDKNSQTVTGLTNEQMKQQGSFPGFDFTNIWEITSGKTFPRLKNIYDSPVILDFGPLFLLADSLFKDTVPTISMDYEIDSLYIEDYPEGMVLTDSVISWRPEYKGSYYVDIYVKDSYKIIVKYKKKLEVISLQGSGTTADPFQIWNLEDLNLVREFLDSHFILMNDLDFSGSAWCADSSASGWEPISTFTGSFNGNGHTISNLYINRDSSDSIGLFGRLSGAKIDSLSISNVDITGRGWVGGLAGFVDASEISNCNTSGEINGSNDNVGGLCGKISNSSLVSNCYSTVNTHGGSYTGGLVGYNLQATIRNCYATGDVSGEDNIGGLIGENYFSSDIYTCYTTGDVSGGDNIGGLIGENNHSNVYNCYAFGDITGNDAVGGLVGYFGNWCDVTWCYSYGVVTGNTSVGALVGYNYNHDYSDNRISESFFNKDNNGSIQGVGEDEPANSLVYGLTEEQMKDQSFFLNENWDFVCETNNGTDYIWAMNDSVNNGAPFLKWQGYPYEDEPPVITSAYNDTTIFAGPDCEVIINDYTQNLTYTENCDQDVDILQIPLPGTLLSIGTTEVTIIAKDGSGNADSTFFNIMVMDTIAPIPDVSPLADYISVCSVIQLPEPTATDNCAGTITGTHDATLPITAMGTTVVTWSYDDGNGNTSTQIQNVIVVTESEDNTPPVPNLDTLADITAECEVSVLTPPTATDNCAGTVIGTHDATLPITTQGTTIVTWTYDDSSGNTSTQTQNVVIDDATAPVPDNASLADVTAECEVTSLTAPTATDNCAGTVTGTHDATLPITTQGTTIVTWTYDDSSGNTSTQTQNVVIDDATAPVPDNASLADVTAECEVTSLTAPTATDNCAGTVTGTHDATLPITTQGTTIVTWTYDDSSGNTSTQTQNVVIDDATAPVPDNASLADVTAECEVTSLTAPTATDNCAGTITGTHDATLPITTQGTTLITWTYDDSSGNTSTQTQNVVIDDATAPVPDSASLADVTAECEVTSLTAPTATDNCAGTVTGTHDAILPITTQGTTLVTWTYDDSSGNTSTQTQNVVIDDATAPVPDNASLADVTAECEVTSLTAPTATDNCAGTVTGTHDATLPITTQGTTIVTWTYDDSSGNTSTQTQNVVIDDATAPVPDSASLADVTAECEVTSLTAPTATDNCVGTVIGTHDATLPITTMGTTIVTWTYDDSSGNTSTQTQNVVIDDATAPVPDNASLADVTAECEVTSLTAPTATDNCAGTVIGTHDATLPITTQGTTIVTWTYDDGNGNTSTQTQNVVIDDATAPVPDNASLADVTAECEVTILTAPTATDNCAGTVIGTHDATSPITTQGTTLVTWTYDDGNGNTSTQTQNVVIDDATAPVPDNASLADVTAECEVTSLTAPTATDNCAGTVIGTHDATLPITTQGTTIVTWTYDDSSGNTSTQTQNVVIDDVTAPVADVSTLSDVTAECEVTSLTAPTATDNCAGTVTGTHDATLPITTQGTTMVTWTYEDGNGNTSTQTQNVIIHDTIVPSIICVDDQIFTTESGDSVYIVRGDELDPLTVEDNCSIEKIENSFNYSSTLAGAEFPAEDTIITWTVTDAFGNSSTCSNHISVDYPVGTNEISAGKIKLYPNPAHDIVYIQHNSLLITNVLVFDMAGKIVLTDYSPSEINVHQLIRGIYILKINLKDDEAVYFKLIKE; from the coding sequence ATGAAAATTCTGCCTGTATTTTTTATTGCATCTCTAATTTTTATTTTTAATCCGGCAAGAGCACAATACGCAGGAGGTGACGGAACAGTAGATAATCCCTGGCAAATTGCCACAATTAGCCAACTCAATAGTGTTCGTAATAATCCTGGAGACTATTTCGAACTAATCAACGATCTCGATTTTACAGGATCAATATACGACAGTATTAACAGTACAACCGGCTGGTCGCCAATAGGGGACCCCAATGAAAGTAGTACATTTTTTTCAGGCTATTTTAACGGTAAAGGACACGTTATTTCAGGACTTTATATTAACCAGCCTAATACTGAATACATTGGATTATTTAGCTACATTAAAGATGCTATTAAAATTGACAGTGTAATTATTGAAGATTGTAATATAACGGGTAAAGAGCGTGTTGGTGGACTGATAGGCAGATGTGAATATACAGAAGTTAGCAACTGTTATATCAGCGGCAAAATAACAGGAGAAGCATATGTTGGGGGTTTAGTAGGACAAAGTCAGTATCAAACCCTCAGCAACTCCTTTTCTAATGTAGAAATAACAGGAGAATCTATTTCCTCAGCTGGTGGAATTGTGGGATTAGGTTATGAGGCAATTTTTCGCAATTGTTCTTCAACCGGTAATATAACCATGCAAACTTCAGGAAATGCCGGAGGATTATTGGGAGCTGCCTTAAACTGTGAAATTAGTAATTGCTACTCTAACATAAATATAATTAGTGGCAGTATTTTGGGAGGTTTAATTGGTTCAGCAGAAGGATCAACAATAAGTGATTGTTATGCAACAGGAAATATTTTTCGACCAGAATCCTTGCCTGCTGATGATCATTCTAATACAGGTGGTTTTATTGGAGAGATTATTGAATCAACCAGTGTTACTGGTTGTTATTCTACGGGAGTTGTAACCGGGAATAATTCGTCAGGGGGGTTTATTGGGTATATCGATCCTACCTCTACCATCGCAAACAGTTACTTTAACAGCGAGAGTAGCGGACGCGAAAAAGGTATTGGGGAAAATAAAAACAATCAATCTGTAACGGCACTTACAACCGCCCAAATGAAACAACAAAGTTCTTTTCAGGGATTCGACTTCTCTTCCGTTTGGACGATTAATGATGGAGTTACATTTCCTTGTTTCAATAATTTGGATGATAATCCAATAATTCTGGATTTATTATATCCGTTAAATTCGAATGAGGTTAATACCGACACGATTGATGTTGTACAAATGGATGTCGATATCGATTCAATTTATATTGTTGATTATCCTCAGGGAATGACTGTTAACAATAACATTTTTAGTTGGATACCCAACAGCCTTGGCAATTATTACATGACCGTTGTAGTAAAAGATTTAAACGGAACTACTACCAGCTATAAACAAAAGCTTACAGTGGTATCGTATAAAGGTTCTGGCACCGTTAACGACCCCTATCAAATAAGGAGTGTGGAACAGCTTGACAGTGTGCGCAATTTTCGTCGCAATAGTTTTATACTGATGACCGACCTTGATTATACGGGTTATGATAATTCTGATGAAGGGTGGAGTCCTATTGGTAGTCTTGATTATGGTTTTTCTGGCAACTTTTATGGTAACGGACACACTATAAGTAATCTACGCATAAATCGTGAAGCTTCTGACCAGGTTGGTTTATTCGGTGCTATTCTTGATGCCACTATAGATGATTTAAGTGTTAATAATATTGATGTATCTGGGAATAATGATGTAGGAGGAATTGCCGGGTATCTTGAATATTCAGATATAATTAACTGTCATACATCCGGAAACCTAAATGGAATAGGAAATAATATTGGGGGAATTGCAGGCAAAAGTTCATCATCGACTATTGAAGGATCGAATACAATTGGAAAGGTGAGCGGAGAAGATTATCTTGGTGGATTATGTGGATATAGCTCTGAAACCACCATTAGCCAATGTTATGCCGATGGAAATTTGAACGGAAACGATTATCTTGGTGGATTAACGGGTTATAATTTAAACAGTGCTATCAGTAATTGTTATGCCACAGGGAGTGTCTCGGGTGATGAATATGTTGCCGGCTTATCTGCCTATAACGAAAATTCAAATATTTATCTTTGTTATTCTACCGGATATGTAAAAGGCTGCTATACATGTACTGCAGGACTTGTTGGAGGAAATCCTTCAGGTTCCATCACAAATAATTATTACAACAAGGAGACAAGTGGTTATAGTGACGGTTACGGATCGGCACTGACCACCGAAGAAATGAAACAACAAAGTTCTTTCACGGGTTTTGATTTTAATAGTATTTGGACTATCTCTGATGGACAGACATTTCCCCGATTACAAAATGTTTATAATAATCCCATCATACTCGGTGATAGTTCAATTTTTACCAGGGTGAATTATTTATATTCAGATACATTATCCATGATTCCTATGGATAACGATATTGACTCTGTCTATATAGAAGACTTTCCGGAAGGAATGACTTTAAATAACCAGGTGATATCCTGGATTCCCGACAGCCTGGGTACTTTTTATGTAACCATTTGTGCTAAGGACTCATATGGAGCTGTTACAAAATATAATCAAATAGTGCAAGTGATCCCTTTTGGTGGCAAGGGAACTGCAGAAGATCCTTATCAAATCACGAATCTTGAAGGATTGGACTACGTTCGGAATTTTTATCAGGCCGACTACATTTTAATGAACGACCTTGATTTTTCAGGCAGTGCCTGGAGCAGTGAAAACTCTGCGATGGGATGGGAACCAATTAAGGTTTTCACAGGGAGTTTTAATGGTAAAGCTTATACCATCAGTAATTTGTATATCAACCTTAATGCATCCGACAGTATCGGTTTATTCGGAAGGTTGAGCGGTGCAAGCATTGATAGCTTAAGTATATCCAATATTGATATTACAGGGGACCGTGTTTTGGGCGGATTAGCCGGATATGTTGGTTCTTCTAAAATTAATAATTGCAATACTTCCGGAGAAATAAACGGAGGTTATGGTATTGGCGGACTTTGCGGAAAACTCGAGAACAGCACATCCATTTCATATTGTTCTTCTTCTGTTAATTTAGGAGGGGATGAAAATATTGGAGGTATTGTGGGATCAGTAGGTTTAGACGAAGATAGTAAAGTAACAATATCTAAAAGCCATGCAAGCGGAGATATAAAAGGAAGAGAACAGATCGGGGGGCTGGTAGGATATAGCTCTAGAACCACCATTAGTCAGTGTTATGCTTCTGGAAATATTCAGGGGACTGATGGTGGAATAGATACAAATATTGGTGGATTGGTGGGATATTTAAGGCTTTCCCAGGTCGAAGATTGTTTTGCTATAGGTAACGTAAACAAAGAGTCAGAATCATATGTGGGGGGACTGGTCGGTTATTGCGATGGAAGCTCCGTAACTGATTGTTATGCTACAGGTAATGTAACAGGAGAACTTTCAGGTGGTCTTATTGGGGGATCAGATGATGAATATATAGCTTATCCTAGTGAGGAAAAGCAAATATCAACCGTTAAGAATTGCTATGCTATTGGGGAAATAAAGGGAACTAGCCTTTCAGGAGGAGTAATCGGAAGGGCATGGAGTACAAGTTTCGCAAATAACTATTTTAACCTGGAAACAACCGGTCAAACCAAAGGTTATGGATATGCTGATACGACTTTTGAAAGCCAGCTAACGGGGCTTACCACACAACAAATGAAACAACAAGGCTCTTTTTCGGGTTTTAGTTTTGTCAATAATTGGGATATTACCAATGGAAAAACATTTCCACGATTAAAAAATTTGTATGATTATCCAATAGTACTGGGGTTAGGAAAGTCCACTTGCCGGATAAATAATTTATTTACGGATACCATACAATCAGTCCCAATGGATTTTGATATCAGTTCTTTTTTTATTTCTGACTATCCGGCAGGAATGACATTATCCTATTCCACTATTAGTTGGACACCTGACAGCCTGGGTAATTATAATTTTAACATTTGGGCAGAAGATTCACAAGGAACTGTTTCAAGAAAGCATATACAAACCATTAAAGTTTTTCCCTTTCAAGGCGAAGGATCAGAAGAAGACCCTTTTCAAATCACCAACTTACAGGAACTCGATTACATCAGGAATTTTCTCGATAGCTACTATGTGTTGATGAACGACCTTGATTTTTCAGGCAGTGCCTGGTGTGCCGACAGTTCAGCAAGCGGGTGGGAGCCTATTTCCACATTCACAGGGAGTTTTAACGGGAATGGGCATACCATCAGCAATTTGTATATCAACCGTAATGCATCTGACAGTATTGGTTTATTCGGAAGGTTGAGCGGTGCAAGTATTGATAGTTTAAGTGTCTCGAGTGTTAATATAACCGGGAACGGATATTTGGGCGGATTAGCCGGATATGTTTCTGGCTCAACTATAAAGGAGTGCAATACTTCCGGAGAAATAAACGGAAGTAATGAGAATATTGGCGGACTTTGCGGAAAACTCGATAACTATGCAACGGTTTCAAATTGTTATTCAACAGTAAATACATATGGAGGAAGTTTTACCGGTGGATTGGTTGGGTATAATTTGCAAGGAACAATTCGTAATTGTTATGCTACCGGATATGTAAACGGAGATAATTATGTTGGCGGTTTGGTGGGATATAATGATTGGTGCACCATTAATGGAAGTTATTTTTACGCTGAAAATAGTCAGCAAAACAGTGGTATAGGATATGATAAAAATAGTCAAACGGTAACCGGATTGACCAATGAACAAATGAAGCAACAAGGTTCATTCCCCGGTTTTGATTTTACAAACATTTGGGAAATTACCAGTGGAAAAACATTCCCGCGTTTGAAAAATATATATGATTCGCCCGTTATTCTGGATTTTGGCCCTCTATTCTTACTTGCCGACAGTTTGTTTAAAGATACAGTGCCTACAATATCAATGGATTATGAGATAGATTCATTATATATTGAAGACTATCCGGAAGGAATGGTATTAACAGATTCTGTTATCAGCTGGAGACCAGAGTACAAAGGTTCTTATTATGTGGATATTTATGTTAAAGATTCCTACAAAATAATTGTAAAATATAAAAAGAAACTGGAGGTGATTTCTCTACAAGGCTCGGGCACCACAGCAGATCCCTTTCAAATATGGAATTTGGAAGACTTAAATCTTGTGCGCGAATTTCTTGACAGTCATTTCATATTAATGAACGACCTTGATTTTTCAGGCAGTGCCTGGTGTGCCGACAGTTCAGCAAGTGGTTGGGAACCTATTTCAACTTTCACAGGGAGTTTTAACGGGAATGGCCATACCATCAGCAATTTGTATATCAACCGTGATTCATCCGACAGTATCGGTTTATTCGGAAGGTTAAGCGGAGCAAAGATTGATAGTTTAAGTATCTCCAATGTTGATATTACCGGAAGAGGATGGGTCGGCGGATTAGCCGGATTCGTTGATGCTTCTGAAATTAGCAATTGTAATACTTCGGGAGAGATAAATGGAAGTAACGACAACGTAGGTGGCTTATGTGGAAAAATTTCTAATAGTTCGTTGGTTTCAAACTGTTACTCAACCGTAAATACACACGGAGGTAGTTATACCGGTGGATTGGTCGGGTATAATTTGCAAGCAACAATTCGCAATTGTTATGCTACAGGAGATGTTTCCGGAGAAGATAATATTGGTGGCTTGATTGGAGAAAACTATTTTAGTAGTGATATATATACCTGCTATACTACAGGAGATGTTTCCGGGGGAGATAATATTGGTGGCTTGATTGGAGAAAACAATCATAGCAATGTATATAACTGCTATGCTTTCGGAGATATTACAGGTAACGATGCGGTAGGTGGCCTTGTGGGTTATTTCGGAAATTGGTGTGATGTAACTTGGTGTTATTCTTACGGGGTTGTAACTGGCAATACAAGTGTTGGTGCACTTGTGGGATATAATTATAATCACGATTATTCCGACAATAGAATTTCAGAATCATTTTTTAATAAAGATAACAACGGATCGATTCAGGGTGTTGGAGAAGATGAGCCAGCCAACTCATTAGTGTATGGATTAACTGAAGAGCAGATGAAGGATCAAAGCTTTTTTCTAAATGAAAACTGGGATTTTGTTTGCGAAACGAATAATGGAACTGACTATATTTGGGCAATGAATGATTCCGTGAACAATGGAGCACCATTTTTAAAATGGCAAGGTTATCCGTACGAGGATGAACCTCCGGTAATCACCTCAGCATATAACGATACCACAATTTTTGCTGGCCCAGATTGTGAGGTTATTATTAACGATTATACACAGAATTTAACTTATACTGAAAATTGCGACCAAGATGTTGATATTTTGCAAATTCCTTTGCCCGGAACGTTGCTATCAATAGGAACGACTGAAGTAACTATCATTGCCAAGGATGGAAGTGGCAATGCCGATAGTACATTTTTTAATATTATGGTAATGGATACCATAGCACCAATTCCAGATGTGTCTCCCCTTGCCGATTATATCTCGGTCTGTTCCGTAATACAATTACCAGAGCCAACAGCTACAGACAATTGTGCCGGAACAATTACAGGAACACATGATGCAACACTGCCAATTACAGCCATGGGGACAACCGTAGTTACCTGGAGCTACGATGATGGTAACGGAAATACTTCCACTCAAATTCAAAATGTAATTGTTGTTACCGAAAGTGAAGATAATACTCCGCCTGTACCAAATCTAGATACATTGGCTGACATAACAGCAGAATGTGAAGTTTCTGTACTAACACCACCAACAGCCACCGACAATTGTGCCGGAACAGTAATTGGAACACACGATGCGACCCTGCCAATTACAACCCAGGGAACAACCATCGTTACCTGGACGTACGACGATAGCAGCGGGAACACATCCACACAAACCCAGAATGTGGTGATTGACGATGCAACGGCTCCGGTTCCCGATAATGCATCACTTGCTGATGTAACCGCTGAGTGTGAAGTTACCAGCTTAACTGCACCAACAGCCACCGACAATTGTGCAGGAACAGTAACCGGAACGCACGATGCTACCTTGCCAATTACAACCCAGGGAACAACCATCGTTACCTGGACGTACGACGATAGCAGCGGGAACACATCCACACAAACCCAGAATGTGGTGATTGACGATGCAACGGCTCCGGTTCCCGATAATGCATCACTTGCTGATGTAACCGCTGAGTGTGAAGTTACCAGCTTAACTGCACCAACAGCCACCGACAATTGTGCAGGAACAGTAACCGGAACGCACGATGCGACCCTGCCAATTACAACCCAGGGAACAACCATCGTTACCTGGACGTACGACGATAGCAGCGGGAACACATCCACACAAACCCAGAATGTGGTGATTGACGATGCAACGGCTCCGGTTCCCGATAATGCATCACTTGCTGATGTAACCGCTGAGTGTGAAGTTACCAGTTTAACTGCACCAACAGCCACCGACAATTGTGCAGGAACAATAACCGGAACGCACGATGCTACCTTGCCAATTACAACCCAGGGAACAACCCTGATTACATGGACGTACGACGATAGCAGCGGGAACACATCCACACAAACCCAAAATGTGGTGATTGACGATGCAACGGCTCCGGTTCCCGATAGCGCATCACTTGCTGATGTAACCGCTGAGTGTGAAGTTACCAGCTTAACTGCACCAACAGCCACCGACAATTGTGCAGGAACAGTAACCGGAACGCACGATGCTATCTTGCCAATTACAACCCAGGGAACAACCCTGGTTACATGGACTTACGACGATAGCAGCGGGAACACATCCACACAAACACAGAATGTGGTGATTGACGATGCAACGGCTCCGGTTCCCGATAATGCATCACTTGCTGATGTAACCGCTGAGTGTGAAGTTACCAGCTTAACTGCACCAACAGCCACCGACAATTGTGCAGGAACAGTAACCGGAACACACGATGCGACCTTGCCAATTACAACCCAGGGAACAACCATCGTTACCTGGACGTACGACGATAGCAGCGGGAACACATCCACACAAACCCAAAATGTGGTGATTGACGATGCAACGGCTCCGGTTCCCGATAGCGCATCACTTGCTGATGTAACCGCTGAGTGTGAAGTTACCAGCTTAACTGCACCAACAGCCACCGACAATTGTGTCGGAACAGTAATTGGAACACACGATGCGACCCTGCCAATTACAACCATGGGAACAACCATCGTTACCTGGACGTACGACGATAGCAGCGGGAACACATCCACACAAACCCAGAATGTGGTGATTGACGATGCAACGGCTCCGGTTCCCGATAATGCATCACTTGCTGATGTAACCGCTGAGTGTGAAGTTACCAGTTTAACTGCACCAACAGCCACCGACAATTGTGCCGGAACAGTAATTGGAACACACGATGCGACCCTGCCAATTACAACCCAGGGAACAACCATAGTTACATGGACTTACGACGATGGCAATGGCAATACTTCTACTCAAACCCAGAATGTGGTGATTGACGATGCAACGGCTCCGGTTCCCGATAATGCATCACTTGCTGATGTAACCGCTGAGTGTGAAGTTACCATTTTAACTGCACCAACAGCCACCGACAATTGTGCCGGCACAGTAATTGGAACACACGATGCTACCTCGCCAATTACAACCCAGGGAACAACCCTGGTTACATGGACTTACGACGATGGCAATGGCAATACTTCTACTCAAACACAGAATGTGGTGATTGACGATGCAACGGCTCCGGTTCCCGATAATGCATCACTTGCTGATGTAACCGCTGAGTGTGAAGTTACCAGCTTAACTGCACCTACAGCCACCGACAATTGTGCAGGAACAGTAATTGGAACACACGATGCGACCCTGCCAATTACAACCCAGGGAACAACCATCGTTACCTGGACGTACGACGATAGCAGCGGGAACACATCTACGCAAACCCAGAATGTGGTGATTGACGATGTTACAGCGCCTGTTGCGGATGTGTCAACGTTAAGCGATGTAACCGCTGAGTGTGAAGTTACCAGTTTAACTGCACCTACAGCCACCGACAATTGTGCCGGAACAGTAACCGGAACACACGATGCGACCTTGCCAATTACAACCCAGGGAACAACCATGGTAACATGGACCTACGAAGACGGCAATGGAAATACATCTACTCAAACTCAGAACGTAATTATTCATGACACCATAGTACCGTCAATAATATGCGTTGATGACCAAATTTTTACAACTGAAAGTGGCGACTCTGTTTATATTGTTAGAGGGGATGAATTGGACCCATTAACCGTTGAAGACAATTGCAGTATTGAAAAAATTGAAAATAGTTTCAATTATTCTTCAACATTGGCAGGCGCTGAATTTCCTGCAGAGGACACTATTATTACATGGACTGTCACTGATGCATTCGGAAATTCATCTACTTGCAGTAATCATATTTCAGTAGATTATCCGGTTGGCACCAATGAAATATCAGCTGGAAAAATTAAACTTTATCCAAATCCTGCTCATGATATAGTTTATATTCAACACAATAGCCTGCTAATTACAAATGTATTAGTTTTTGATATGGCAGGGAAAATTGTATTAACAGATTACTCACCATCTGAAATTAATGTGCATCAATTAATTAGAGGAATATATATTTTAAAAATAAATCTGAAGGATGATGAAGCGGTCTATTTTAAATTAATAAAGGAGTAA
- a CDS encoding helix-turn-helix transcriptional regulator, with product MSAKYDLQIKELQIKEIETSNKVVNQQKRYLTIILIIVIFIFFITLISFNLKRRNRIQKEKLIEQQNQQIKLTLETKEKELIYKNRELSKAISSTVSMNETLQSIKTLIKSDEKKEAIRAINSTLNKNLNWEKFQISFNEIHPHFLNHLNEKFPTLTQNEKRLCAFLRMDLKTSEIANLTNISETSVSKSRNRLRKKLGLESGSDIGSFLKDLN from the coding sequence ATGTCGGCAAAGTACGATCTTCAGATTAAAGAATTGCAGATTAAAGAAATTGAAACCAGCAATAAAGTTGTGAACCAACAAAAAAGATACCTTACCATTATCTTGATAATTGTAATTTTTATCTTCTTTATTACATTAATTTCATTCAATTTAAAAAGAAGAAACAGAATACAAAAAGAAAAGCTGATTGAACAACAAAACCAGCAAATCAAATTAACTCTTGAAACAAAAGAAAAAGAACTGATTTATAAAAACAGGGAATTATCAAAGGCAATATCGAGCACAGTCTCGATGAACGAGACGCTGCAATCAATAAAGACTTTAATCAAGTCTGATGAAAAAAAAGAAGCAATTCGTGCTATAAACAGTACCCTGAATAAAAATTTAAACTGGGAGAAATTCCAAATCTCCTTTAATGAAATTCATCCTCATTTCTTAAATCACTTAAATGAAAAATTCCCAACATTAACACAAAACGAAAAACGACTTTGTGCTTTTCTAAGAATGGATTTAAAAACCAGCGAAATTGCCAACCTGACAAACATTTCTGAGACTTCAGTTAGTAAAAGTCGAAATCGGTTGCGAAAAAAATTGGGATTGGAAAGTGGCTCTGATATTGGATCTTTTCTTAAAGATTTGAATTAA
- a CDS encoding TraB/GumN family protein, giving the protein MKKNSCFFAVRVGHLPGEQESLDWFKKEGFKIRPVHMDFKLHD; this is encoded by the coding sequence ATGAAGAAGAATTCCTGTTTTTTTGCAGTAAGAGTTGGTCATTTACCGGGCGAACAGGAATCGCTTGATTGGTTTAAAAAGGAAGGTTTTAAGATACGACCTGTTCATATGGATTTTAAATTACATGATTAG
- a CDS encoding SEC-C metal-binding domain-containing protein encodes MKLRLHDTCYCGSGQSYKRCHNGKHFECYKDFRKVEIETLQNDYVVFANYWNIN; translated from the coding sequence ATGAAGTTGAGGTTGCATGATACTTGTTATTGCGGAAGTGGTCAATCATACAAACGGTGCCATAACGGGAAACATTTTGAATGTTATAAAGATTTCAGAAAAGTCGAAATTGAAACTCTTCAAAATGATTATGTAGTATTTGCAAATTACTGGAATATCAATTAA